The Carassius auratus strain Wakin chromosome 7, ASM336829v1, whole genome shotgun sequence genome contains the following window.
GAATTTCAGGATCTTGCTTCGAGGTTATAAGAGTCCTATACAGAGATACAGTCATACCCAGCATACActattttcagtgtgtgtgtggtcttgtGATGATCTCTGTAACCGCACAGCAGTCCGCTTTAAAAACGGAGGTGTGTGTAGAATACTGGCTCTTTTTCGTTCCAGAGCTCCTGATCCATGAGCATGTTGGTgaaaaccaatgacagcgctctTTATACTCCCCGTATATTTGCTTTGGACACCCTCccaaaatgttaacatttatgaTATTTACTGTACCTCTGATTATGCAAGTAATAAGTGTGGAGCATAAATAGTATttcaaaactaaaaacaaattagCAAAATGGtcaataatatttaaatggaTGGAATATATATGTGTTGATTTATTTCTTAGGCACCCACATAACAGGGAAACTCAAGCAACTTCAGTACTGTGGCAGAGGTACACTGAATGGTTCTCTAAGAGAGAGATTCTTGACTAATTGTTTTAAAGTAATACTGGTAGTGGTTGACTTAAAATTTACAAAcaacaaatttgtattttaaagtctCCTATTTAACAACCCttcaaaaatatgtacaaatgtCTATAGTCAGCAATTTGTAAAGTGTTTACACTCTCATGAACATTTTCTACATTAAAGCAGTCAAAAGCAGACAAAAACAATGTACTCGAAGGAATAAGAATGCCCCCAGATATGGTAATGTCTGTGTTGAGGTATTTAGATTTCGGGATGTGGGATCAGATTTGTGGACTTTCCCTTCTCTACCCACTCTCGCCACCACTTACTTTGTTTGAACTTCTTTGAATTCTGGACTAACAATGTGGCTAAAGCATCAGCATGATTCTTCTCCTGTTTAAATCGTCATCCTGTTATTCCAACCATTATAAAGCCATAACTCGCATTCATACTGATTTCAAAAAGATATGCTGACGTTTTTTAATAGGCAGATAAACTGGGTCATGAAGTTTTCCCCAGATGGCCATGGGGCCATTTCCTGTGCATGCAAGCAGAAAGATTTTGAAACCACTGCAAACAGATGAATTGAGCATTCCCTGGCAGCAAACTCGAAAATGAAATAACTGCTACCCACAGTTGCGTGTGCTTGGTTTCATGGTGTTCTATTCAACCGGTCAAATTATTGCATAGATGTTTTGTGGACAAAAAGCCAAAAGTAAGCAATACTTTGATCCTGCCTGAATATACTTTGTTATTTTCTATTTACCTTGAGAATAAGGTTAACATTCAGGCTTTTCTATTAAATGGGTGTCCTTAGTTACCTGTCCTTAAAGAAGAAGATATCTCCTCTGATCTGGGCTACAGCATCAAATATGATGTTTTCATTACATACATCCATTGGCGTGACCGGAGGGGGTTCAGTGGGCAATGGTTTGTCCGTTGATACACCTGTACAGAGGAAAGTGTTAAGaggaataaagaaaagaaaaatatttagaatCATCACAACATCTgtttaaacaaatataatgaaCTTGCAAGTACTAAAGTGCCTAAGTTAAGTCTTTTCTGGTCAATACGGTCTTCAACACTTCAGACTCACCATAGAGATCCTGGATGCCTTTAACGTCATCATTAGACAACGTCAAGGTTTTGGTGAATTTGTAGACAGGTGCCATGAGAGCTTCAGGGTCATCAGAGTGCTCCAAACCCAGGGCATGGCCAAACTCATGGGCCGCCACCAGGAATAGACTGTAGCCTGAGAAAAAGACAAAGGACAATTTATTAATCGGACTACAAATACATTAGTAAAGAATCACAACaagtgaaaatgtatattttttatgacaTGACAACCAATAGACATATTTTGCATGCTCcaaattatattgaaataataatacaaaataactcTATGCCACCTTGGTCAGGACAGAAGCCCCACTTGCGGTCGTCATCATAGCTTTTGGTGACGGCACACCACATCTTCCCATCACTGCGTCCTGACGTGGTGCAGGCGTCATAAGTGTTGCCCAGAAATTTAAAGGGGAAGACACAGGGTGCGCCTTCTGAATTTCCTCCGACCGTTGACATGGCtgtgtcatttaaataaataccaaCAATTTTAGAGGTTGATAATGACAAAAGTGGTGTTATAAAAAGTATGATCTACATGCATTCTAAACAAGAAAAGGGGCCAGCTCTTAATTAGAACAATAAATAGCTTAACAACTaataaaatacagagaaaagCAAAAGAAACAGTGATATGGAAACTGTTACGATTAAGTATGTGTATCTGTTTTTCAAATATGATGTCACAAGATATAACACAAGCTGTAGTTAGTGGTAAACCCACATATTAGACCATGGCATTCAAACCTACAGTAAAGAAAAACTACAGGAGCTAAGAGAGGCATCAGGGAGGAGTCCTCCTCAATTACACAGACTCAACAGTCTGAATCACACTGACTCAACAGACTCAAAAGACGGACACACCAGCTTCAGCTTTGTAAAAGTTCAGCTCAAGTATGGGACTGTGGTCCAATGTGATGGCTTGCACCATACTGGACTTGGTTTTATAACTcagcacgcatgcacgcacgcacgcacacaaaaGGAAGAGAGGGCTGCTTTCCCAGGGTATTATAACCAGATGAGTTCTGTGCTACTGACTTGCTTATGCCAGATCAGTAACACAATGGAAAAGATGttgtaataaagaaaaaaaaaacttttacaggcTGCTGGAAACTAAGACGTAAACGGAAAACTGCTTTAAAGACTGActcactttaaaaaacaattgCAGAGGTTTGTTAGGCACTATTCTGTAACATGTTTTTAGGAGTATGCATTATGAAGAACTGAATTGAACATAAATATACagcattattttctgttatttttaaggtctctttgattaatataaagtttaaaataatatcaattattattattattattattattattatttatttatttttattgtttaccttttttgttacaaattgcttttgatcaatttaatgcatgcctactgaagtattaatttatttgattaatttacaaacaaacatttgaattACTTACCAAACATTCATGGTGGTATAAGTTTTACTTGGTTTTGGTTTTCAAAGAAATCTAAATAAACACTGCTCTGGATTGAGACTTATTACAACTTATAGACTGACCTGTCTCAGGACAGAATCCATAAGTCTTGTCACGGTCATAATCATCGGTAGTGGCACACCAACGGTACCCATCATCCCGGCCCGAGGTGGTGCAACTGTCATATTTTTCCGCCTGAAATGTGAAGGGGAACTTACAAGGAGCTCCATCTGCATTCCCACCCAATGTGAACAGGACTGCAACACAGGAAGGAACAAAACTCAGTGAGTCAGTGATTATGACATTATTACAGTCACTATCTGTCACACACATTACTTCCCCAAATGAAGTCTGGGACTTTGCACCACTTTGGATGTGAACAGTGTCGAATTATACTTTAATCTAAAACTTAGCACAAAGGGTACTCACGCTCATGAGGACAGAAGCCATACTTTCCATCTTCATCAAAATTGTATGTGGTGGAGCACCATAGGAACCCATCATCTCGACCCTGAGAGGTGCAGCTGGTGTATTCTTTACCCATGAACAAGAATGGAAACTTACAGAACTCCCCTTCTGCATTGCCATATTTCACCTTTACCACTAAATCAAGATGGAGAGAGAGCAGATCACTGTATCACCTTTCATGAACAAATGTAGCAAAatggtaaaaaacaaacaaaaaacagctaCTTGAATTTAAAGAGGTAACAAGTCACCAGAAGCAAGACAATTCATATACCTTGTCCCTCTCCCAATGTCCACAGCTCATCATCATCGAAGTGAGAGTCTCCTCCAGTACCAGGTCCAGGAGCAAAGGCATGAGCCAGAAGACCATCCTTCCCATCAAATGGGTAACCATCACCATGTTCTAgaacaaatagaaaacatttaactcaaatttttgttttaatcataacataacataccAGGCATGGTGTTTTGGGTAGGTAATAGTTTTTAACATAGGTCTCAAGTATAGTTTCATTTTCTTTAGATTTTGTCCACAATTTTTCATTTACAGCATGCTCAGGAATGATTTACACTGTgacaatattgtatttttttgtaattgccTTGTGATCTAATGGTGGTATTTCAAAAGACCAGAGTCTCTTTCCGGAGTGACTGTGGTTAGTATGTGACTTTAGTAGTTAGAACtgtgattagaaaaaaaaaataataataatctggggTTTGTATATTTACACCACAGTAGTTTAGAACCTTACATAGAAACATTTTATAGAAAGACATACAGTAGACAAAAGGTTTTCTTGAATACCATTTCGGCCAAAGTTAATCATGATGTCAGCTTCTCCATCCATGATCCTTTTGAATTTCAGAGGTGTGACATCACTCCAGACTTTAAATGCACGAAAGAAAGCATCATCAATAGTTTCTTCATCCAGATCCGGGGTGTGCCCTAAGATCCTGCGGAAGAAGAAAACAATATTGCCTTCTTTTTTAACTATAATTTCCAGTTGATTATTccatattttatttactatagTTTCTCATTTATGGAACTATCTGTTATTTTTGTAGTAGAAAAGTGGGTACTGCATTTGCTTTTAATCTCATGACTTTGAGTGGCTCAAGAATGCATATGCTTATAAGTCCAGATAAAAAGTTGCCAGTCATATTGTTCCACAATGGCAACGTCAAACTCAAGTATCATGTGCAGAAAACCTTTGGATGCCTTCATGCTTTTTGCTATGGTCTTTCTGTGTCAATAGTTTTCCACCAATTTCTTTTTGCATTAAAAAGAGACATGGGGATGTCCAAGCTCCCAGCTCCATCCAATCATCATCAAGCTATTACGGTCACTCACACACAGCGATCAGAGGACAGCTGGTTACACTGATCACCTGCTGGTGTGCAGCATGGTCTGGTTTCTTTATCCTAAGGAGGGATCTCCACTTCAAACCAAAACCAGGACTGTCAAATCCAAACCTGTTCTGGCATTACAAGGCAGTCTGAAATGGCCCCTACAGAAAAATGGAGCAACATCAAACAAATTTGGCAGgtgcaaaaaactaaaaaaggttCTGTACTAATAATCAGTAAGAAAAGCTTTTCAATAGTCCCAGAACAGCATGGGGTGAAACACTGTTATTCTGACCACCCTGGAATACATAGATGATACTGCTAGCCTCTGACAAAAGACACAGCCATTTACAATGTACTGTACAATGACAACAAGGAACTTTCCGTGCAGCCATcattacaacaaaataaatgGGACTGAATGCTCAGAGCTCTTGGCAGTGTTTGGCAGCCTACTGTAGCAACTAGCAAATAAGCAAGTAACTTAACTTGTGGCAGTTACCAAAGCTTGAATCTTAATCACATGAAATACTAAAGTTATCATATTTTCTAGTACCAAACCACAGCACAATCTACAAGGAGCTGCATTTGCTTTCACCTatgtttatgcacattttggaatATCGCATTAAAAACTCTGGATGGAAATGCCAAgatacatgtaaataaaaaaaaaattcataaaaaaaataaataaaataaaataaaacagagtagaataaacttattttccgatatgaaaaaatgtgcataaactatGATGGAGACACATTTaccaaataaattaatcaatgcaCATTGAAAAAGTCTCCCCTCTCTTGCAGTCCGCAGACAGACACTATTAGGATAACTTGACTAGCAGTGGACCGATCTCGTTCACAGCATCTATATGTTATGGTCATTCACCCTAGGGGAAACTAAAAACCAATTGTGACAGAGAATCAGTGTTGGTTACAGTTTCACAAGTAAGACGCTTCACAGCTTCACTTGATTTACAGAACAGCACAGATTCGGGAATGATGAACTGACTGCAAATATCAACCTGattgtaaatttttttattgcaattattattgatgttaattgtgctgtttaatattaattaacatttaatgagGAGCTAGGCTTAATATAGACTTCTTTATAAAAGccctatatatataaactagcaAAGCTGACACTGGCAGAAAATCTAAGGCTGAGCCATTTCTTCCACAAATCTGTGTAGGGAGGCTGAAAACTTTACCGGTAAAGCAACATAGCTGTGGTCATGACTCATTTAAACACTGAGGACATGTAGGCAAGTAAATATCCTCAAGATCCCAACTCTGTCCTTTTTGTTACAAAAGACTATTGATcacttgttgtttttgattgttgGCCAATTTTTTCAATGACAGTAAATATTCATTCATGGCCAAACATTTCTTGCACTTCCTGTaactttataaattattaaatttagatTTGATGTTCCTTTTTCAGCTCCAACTTCAACACAGCCACAAAGGTCCAGCTGGGAACATTCTTTAAAGATATGCTTGTGCTCTCTGTGTTTTTGACTGGCTTACTGACTCACACAAATATGGTCcatatgtttcttttaaaaaaatctttttggaAGCAcaaaacgtccctaggttacgtatataaccctagttcctcgagggaacgataTGCTGCGttgagcgcttttggggaacgcctttggcaagaacaactctgaacatcgtgtgcaatcagtccaatggaagagcgtgacgtagcgaccaggaagctataaaggcacgtgccacgcagctggcttcagcttcgagtagggaagcaagcgccggcaggggtgccgggagtatggctctgcgatgcagcgtctcattccctcgaggaactagggttacatacgtaacatagggacgttcctcttcgggaactctaGCTGCGTCGAacgcttttggggaacgatgtgccaacgctgccagacttccAAACCCCTGCCttgtgtgtatccgaagagcacagctaaggcgaaaggacagaagagccaggagcggctcacatatcaagattgtaaaatctggcaaatgtagagggcgtggaccacccagCAGctttgcagatgtccaagagggacacacctgctagaaaggccttagaggcagccatactccgtgtagagtgagcctcggctcccaaaggaaggggaagaccagatgACTCttaggagacgttgatagcctcgactatccaacgactaagggtctgcttagaggcaggggaaccctttttaggaggaccgtagcaaacaagcaattggtcagactttctccacagggcagctctgtggatgtatgcgtCCAGTGCTCGCACTGGAAACATGCAGTTTAGCttttcctggtctggctcccgaaagggaggaggacagaaggcctgcagtacgacaggttgtggtgtgacagagggaactttaggaacatgacccgctcgagggtataagaatgctttggccataccaggggcaaagtctaagtagttaggggccaccgagagggcctgaagatctccaaccCCCTTTTTGAGAAGTAATCGCCAGTAACagggcagtcttaagtgtcagatgtctatctgaaatgtcttgaattggctcgaatggagcttggCAGAGAGCCTCTAATAGCACAACCAAGTCCCAcaggggaatacgggaccgtactggaggtctcagcctcagtgcactgcagagggaacgtgtaactagggggtgtctacccactaactgatcattgaaagggacatggtaaGCAGATATGgtcgccacgtacacctttaaggtggagtgggttaaccccgcagagagcctagcttgtaaaaactccagaactgtaccaactgggcagttaacagggtcaaggtggcggtctctgcaccatgaagtgaagagtttccacttcagggcatacagtttcctcgtagagggagctctggattggaggagggtctcaacaacctcggttgagagaccggaagctagaaACTGTGCttcctcaggggccacacccacaactTCCACtgctccgggcgagggtgaattattttgccctgcgcctgagagagtagatctgtcctgatcggaatctcccatggagagccgtcgaggagagagatcagatctccgagccatactcggcccggcatgaatggggctactaacaacagacggaccctgtcccggcgtactctcgccagatctcccgggagcagagcgatggggggaaaggcatacagacgaagcctTGGCCAAGTCTGTGTCATGGCATCTagtgtgtgcaggacccattgagatacatttggcagtagtttccacgctgctagaTAATGTACTAaaggaatcagtctctcgagactgatctctggtgtaagaggcccccgaaggggtggcgagcttcccagctccgctacgctcacgggcggaaatctGGGAGTGACGCTcgcgggagaccgctgcgccctgaaacactggcagggttggcagaccggacTCCAGAGGGCACCGTGGAAAGACGGGCACCGTATAATGAGTTGGACACcactctaccccagtaggggctaccctcgagGTCACTGTGACTCTGGCTTGGGACATCTTCGTCGAGGACTTCCTAGCTTCGATAACAGTACGTACGAAGATCAGATTTTAATTTAGAAGTCCCCGACTCAGAGCGTGGAGGAGCAGTGGCGACGCTCTGTTTTTAAGCCTCGAGGTATGAGGAGCCCGCTAGTGGAGTGGGTATCTCCCCTCCAGATAACCCACGAGAGCGACAAGGGAGGAAAATCTGGAACGCTGCCGCCTGCTTGCgagcctcctggaacctgtcaaCGATGGTATTGACTGTGTTgccgaacaggcccgaggcttgaagcggggcgtccaggaggcagaccATGTCACGTTCTCTTATTTGAGACAGGGTCAGCCATAAATGCATCTCCGCGGCCACCAAGGCTGCcatggtggcgcggagggagagatcagcggtccgtctaagctctgcaatatcgtcggacttgatcccctctccctcCTCTACATCTCTCAGCAGGTCAGCCTGATATGCTTGGAGGACGGCAATAGTGTGAAGGCACGCCCccgcctgacctgctgccacatagcccttGCCCATTAATGATGATGTCGTTTTTAACGGTTTTGTGAGCAAGGCCGGAGCCTTCAGAGACGATGCCgaaccgggtgacagatagctcgcgagcgtctgttcgaCCCGGTACATCGCTCTATACCCGCACTAATCGAGCCCCGCGACATTGCCGTAATATTGAGAATCGGGGCCGAAGAGACTGGTTGAATAGGGGTGTTTCCACGACCTCGCTATTTCTTCGTGGAGAggcgactcagcgtgcttcgaccccaggcaaaccacgcataaatATTGTGTGTCCCCAGCCATGAAGTAACGttggcagggaggaacacacagtttatagcGCGATTTGGATTCGCCCTTCACGTGTCTGGTCTTTGCTTTAGACTTTTGCATTTTGTCTTTATTGTttctggacagacaacagtaaataagacttacaagacagacttttgaaaatgcacacacagagcgcttgctgaaagacgcgaagctgaagccagctgcgtggcacgtgcctttatagcttcctggtcgctacgtcatcccccgtccgtgacgtcacgctcttccattggactgattgcacacgatattctgagttgttcttgccaaaggagttccccaaaagcgctcgacgcagctcgagttcccgaagaggaacttcTTGGTCTCTAACTAATAAAAGATCACATTTTTAATATTGAATCATTGGTGTTGACAGgatagtaaatatatattaaggGGTAAAACTTAGTGATACAGGATATTAAATTTTTGGCGATATTTTACAAATCATTTTGgtcaataccgataccaatatatttccttttgtttggaaACACCAAGTCTCTCCAGTGCAGAAAttataagtaaaatatttaatatttaatttcgattaattttcaacttatttgttagaattaaataatgacttttttttttacagtacgtTGAAGCTTACTGTAACTATAAATAAACGTAATAGCaatcactgcatttttttttacccagaaagTGGCGTTGTTAAccctaacattttattttaagattgaaCATTTGTAAAAGGTCTAAACTGTACCGTTTCTGGGCATAGACTAGCTATGCTGTCACCTAGGGTGCCACCACCTGGAGGGGGTGCCAATGAGCGCATGTACTGGCGAAGGGTTGTGATAAAGAGTGACACGGCCACCCTGAAATATGATTGCCGCCTCCCCTGGATTCCCCAACATTCTCGAGCTACAGTACTGTCAATCCGGCGGTTCCTGTATGCCACTGGATCAGATCGCTGTCAATTGCTGCTTCTGATTGTAGCATGCAAAGTTTGCATTTGGAGTGCTCAACAATGCCATTATATAAATGGGTTCTGTCAGTGCTTTGGCAAGATAAGCCTTTATTATGCCATGCAATAAAGCTAATTTCTTATCTTTAATAGGGATTATAGCTAATAGGGATTTCTGCTAGGGCATCAAAATTTcgatttgtttaaaaaagaaaacatattacaCATCAATGAataaatttgtatatatgtatataattatttaatttagaagTATCATGGTTTGTTAATTAACAAGTATCCTGGATTAGTTTTTTTCATGTAAGCGATATATCATTCTGTTTATGTTCTCACCGATTAAATTCAGCAATCCAAAAGAGTGAATATAATCATCATTCAGACAAAACTTTGCTTCAAGAATGAGCCACACTGCTGACGTGATCTTATCACTAGTACACCCTAAGCACATGTGAGTTAACGTATTCCTCTTATCTGCAAGACATATTGGCATAATTTTTCATAATGGGCTGATgccgatatttacatttaaagtcaTTATAGGCCAATTCTGATATTAGTCCGATAATATTATGCATCCCTAGttaaattgacaaacagtaaggaGACTTAGCTCAGCATTGTCTGaggtaaacacacacctgtagGTAACTTCTTTCTGTCCCCACTTGGGCTTCCTGGGAAAGAAATTGTAATTGGCCACATCAGGAACTCCACATCTCGGTTTCTTCATGATCTCTACTGTCTGCTGGTCAATCTCTCCTGTCTCAGGTAAAGCAAAAAACTTCTGCATCTTCTTCAGGGTGTCCTTCAACACCATCAGATTACAATTGTCTTTTGGGCAGCCATAGAACTTATTTAAGTAGTGCTGTAAAAAGATTAGTACGGATACAATGAAAGACAgatagagagtgtgtgagagagagagagagagagagagagagagagagagatgtgtgtcaGCTTTACTCAAACTTTTTAACACATTCCACATATTCCCAACAAGTTCTGAGGGAatttaatagaaataaacaaacaaaaaaacgtaactcaaatgtattataaatatgtttgttaAAAGAAATTATTATACGTAGGCCTAGCCAAGAAAAAATAATAAGCTTGCTAACAAACTAACTGCTTTATTCTTTCAGCGAGATGAAAAAGCACTCACCAGAGCCACTTCTTTGTCTGTGAAAGATGCATCATCGCCTGGAAACTTTATGATGGGTGAGGGCGCAGCAAAAGTTTGCAAGGAAGCAAGAAACTGCACGAGGAAAACTTTAAGGACAACATGCCTACAGCTGAAAAACTTAAAGCACATCATTGTGGTCCGGTTCCCAGATGTCCGTGTGTTGAAAAAAAGGTTAGGAACAGGCCTTTACGACGTGTTCTCCGAGCTCCAAGTTTTTCTGACTGCACTGCAAACGCTCTTTCTTTTCCTCAGCGACACATCCTGCTTTCGTGGTCTGTGGAATAGGTTCTGCTTGCACACGCACTTTTCTGATGCTGGGGCTTGAGCTGAGACTGCGCACAGTGCGCAGCCTCCGGATCCAAGAATTTGGGAGAGCAGTGAAATAGGAGACGCCAGCGGGAGCGAGCGAGGTGAGCGCGCGCATCATGGAGACACTTTGAGAGAGGCTAGAAGTTTTAACTTTGGCCAGCCGCCTTTAAACACTTTAAATTGTGTTCTTTACTCTGTGTTTTCGTGTTACATGTTTCAAACTGTTCACATTTTCTCCTGGGGAAATAATTAACCCCAGCTTAATCTCAAGTATTAACACTGTACATTTGCAAACGAAggcataatttgcataatttatgaGGTCATGACATTTATTGGACGAATCCTCGAATACTGTTTTAATGGCTGTTGTGTCTTTGCAAAAGTGGCAACGTTTTTATTCTCTAGCTCTTTTAATTTCCTAAACGGGAGTTCATATCGATTTACTGATACAAAGAGACCAGAGCTCATTTCAGATGTGTCAAGTAACAAGCAGTGAAGGTACAGCGATTACCAATGGGAGCGCAGCAAGTGATTTACCGCGACAGCTGGAAACAAACAGCACAGCGTCCTCCAGCGAGTGAATTCCTGTAAATGAAAACAGCAAAACCAATCAACAATCGACTGCTGATTCCAGTTAACttgtttcctgtcactgtgggaGTATTTTTCTGTCAGATTCTGGAACTAAACAGCACGTGAAAGTTCTGAGTGTACAAAGAAAACACATGAA
Protein-coding sequences here:
- the LOC113106043 gene encoding 72 kDa type IV collagenase encodes the protein MMCFKFFSCRHVVLKVFLVQFLASLQTFAAPSPIIKFPGDDASFTDKEVALHYLNKFYGCPKDNCNLMVLKDTLKKMQKFFALPETGEIDQQTVEIMKKPRCGVPDVANYNFFPRKPKWGQKEVTYRILGHTPDLDEETIDDAFFRAFKVWSDVTPLKFKRIMDGEADIMINFGRNEHGDGYPFDGKDGLLAHAFAPGPGTGGDSHFDDDELWTLGEGQVVKVKYGNAEGEFCKFPFLFMGKEYTSCTSQGRDDGFLWCSTTYNFDEDGKYGFCPHELLFTLGGNADGAPCKFPFTFQAEKYDSCTTSGRDDGYRWCATTDDYDRDKTYGFCPETAMSTVGGNSEGAPCVFPFKFLGNTYDACTTSGRSDGKMWCAVTKSYDDDRKWGFCPDQGYSLFLVAAHEFGHALGLEHSDDPEALMAPVYKFTKTLTLSNDDVKGIQDLYGVSTDKPLPTEPPPVTPMDVCNENIIFDAVAQIRGDIFFFKDRYLFKTADFRRKPTGPMLVATFWSELPEKIDAAYENPLEEKTVFFAGDEMWVYSANTLERDYPKKISSMGLPSDLHAIDAAYSFHKSKKTYLFAGNKFWRYNEAKKKMDPGYPKIIADFWSAVPDDVDAAFSLNSDGHSYFFKDSHYLKMDDTLKMVKVGEIKKDWLRC